tTAACTTATTGTATCATTCTCTATGCctttaccaaaattattttgaaatctcttttttttgtttcattatcattatttattgcattgaaaCTGTTTTCTCTATGTCTATAAACACTTTGTTAATTCATCGATAAAAACAGGATTAATATGTCGCCTTAACTAGCttctaacaaataaaacttCAGTCAAACTAATCCAATATATGTCTAGACtttagacaaaaaaataataatttgaaaatgtattgcCGAGCTGCTCAAGGCATAAGATAAAACTAGGCAGCGAAACAGCAATATTTGAGCTGTTAACGTTGaagcttttttaaaattagcatTTAATAAAGACTATAGTTTGTAGTGATATTTCCTGCTGGTTCCGATATCTTTTTGCGTCTGATTACTTTGAACCTTATGCAAATGTGTTAAGAATCAATGAACGTctcatttttctttgttttatattacctGGCGTTATTTCGGTGTAGTTCTAGGATCCAAATTCTCACTATGACGTCTCCACTTCTATATTTCTGTACTTTTTGCTAGTGTTATTTCATCTTTGGTATCTGCTTGAATATCTACGACCGTGCATATGAGGTGTAAAACCATGGGCACCGCCAAGATTACGTTTAGGGAGGTGCACCTCTATCTAGACACTATAAGTAGgtaactacataatatcatatttaattttttcaatgaAATATCTTACAGGTATTTGTATAATATgctaaactataataaaacctctgtggtcgacagttcccattgtcattcagtgacttattttctttgtgatTTGTTCCGAACCGGGGGGTGTATGTGCACCTCCTTGCATTCCTCTCTTGACGCCCGTGTAAAACCCTCCATATTATTCAAGGTGTCAGGAGTCTGGATCAGCCTATGTGATTACGCACGGCCGATTGCGCACAGACCTCCATAATTATGTCGAATGACAGTCTGGTCAATCGAAATATACTGTAATTTCCCATCCACTCCACTTACTGTCGAGTACATTAGGTTCACTTTGCAATGGcagtatgtaaaaaaatataacacgagTTAGAAGTTTAATGCGATGGCTTTGCGAGGTCACGTGTTACAACGGAACATCAACTTGTCGCCCTTTTAACTTCGCATAATTTATCATCCAGgaaaattttgtataacaaaaaCAAGTTCGCATTACTCTTTATTTAGACAACTTACAACAAACGTATCTTTGGCTTTGAGTTATTAATGTAACATTAAATGGAAGTAAATACATTTAGctttaacacatttatttataaatcaggTCATAAACTATATAGTAagatttaaatgatatttttgttttataaatacaacaaaggcactatattttgtactttacaATTGTAACagtatgttttattacattgtttaatCACAATTTAAACCTCTAtgacttaataattttctttataaccgtgtatttacaaaaatatttatttcataatctactaatataacattaaaatatgtttagtaaaatacgattaggtaataaaattatacatagaattataaaaattaaacagaaaatgcataataatttagctataaattaatatatttttttgtttgaacttgAAACTCAATTGATAACGAAAAAGCCATGTTGAttcacaattattaaatatttattggtcaAAATAATActggtatttattaaaacttcatCTTAAACTATAAAGCTATTAAATTGATGAATTAATTTCTCATGtacattaacataattaaagcattttttacgcagtttaaaactttctttttttgtaaaatttacttaatacttaatgttttaaatatatacctataagtAGCATAACTAACTTATTCAGTATATTAgactatgtaaaaaaatatacacaatttCAACATTGATTAAATCCCATAAACGTATACGTAAAGTATATGTTCAGATATTGCAAAAACATGTTACAAGtcatcataaatttatttgtcgctctcttaataaaacaatgacttattccataatttttatttgtgggaatcgtcaaaaacTTATTTcggtttgcgaccttttttttaagttgatataaaattgaaattgttaaagataagtcaaaaatgaatgctatagcatgaaaaaaaaggaaaaataaaaaaggtcgcaaacggAAATGAGTTTTTGGATGACTcccacaaattaataattttggaatatGTCGTTTTTTTTATCAAGATAGCGTTATATGTTAAGCAGAATTATTCTCGCTTTGAACTTTTGCATCGGTACGTGTACACAAAGTCTATTTTATCTTGCAAAAGACAAATGGGTTAATACTGGCATTGTTTTAGGGCGATTTCATTTAGAGccttgcattattttattaaactacagAGTGATGCAGAATGGAGGTATCaagaacgaaaatatttttaatattggttatatctATGGATCAAGAATaacgaaaatgttttaaaattggttataTCTATGGATGAAAAATTGTTATACCTaaactgattaatttaatttctaatttgCATTCAATAAATTAGTGTCTTAAAAACAGATAAATCTTTACATGGGTACTTGTAgtgggtaaatatttatttatgttaatacgAAATCGAAAAACGTATGATATCAAAGTTTgcttatatttctatattagaTTAACGTGACTAAtctaaattattgataaaaacaacTCCATTTTCGATTTTTAACTTCACCAATATGTTTCAAATCACTGCATTCGAATTATTACTTTCTAACACACGGTATAAATAACATACTATGACACCATTTACATACAGTCCAACATCCAACACAACATCAGATACCCAACATAATTGTGTGTGTAATTTGTCATACAGAACATGACATTTTCTAAACGGCCGAATGTTTCCCAGTAATAATGCCCGTAGTTTTGTTGTATTCATATTCTTTGTGCCCTTTGTTGGGCCTCTTTAGGCTGTCATCTGTCGATTCACAATTGTCTCTCAAAAGCCCTTTCTTGTCACTGAAAATCAATAGatgacattattttatgttgtcATTTATTtcggtatttgtttttttcagaCATAAAACtatgtatagttagttataaaccGGAGATCAGGGCTAAATTTTTGCTCAAAAAGTtcttaccaattggtaataagtcgctgtcttatttgaaatgtccgtatgacaagatttCACGGCGTCCTTAgatatcaatacaaaaataacatatttacagaaaatatgctaatattctcattaaaaatgtgcaaatcatgatatggaaaaatatgaagtattttacattgatgttttgctaattcacggtagattgagtaaccatcacataagcgcaaatttttgtatgacaacctTCCCAATGtgcgctctatataatcttagaactgtTTGGTTTTTTATGATCTTATTGCAAAGATGATTTAAgaagtgccggatttatattttttatgagtgtaggccactttatttctgccgccccaTGTTAGGTAGGTTTAAAGTATGTATacatatgtaggtttctaaaatacttaataaattttccatttatttgtattatggaaggcactaaagttaaataaacgaatgagtaattaaatcgagtgagcgtcctctaaaatctgccgcccctaagaggctgccgcccatatgccgcggcctatacggcctatatacaaatccaggactgcatTTAAGTATgcaagaaattataattttgctaGATATTAGTAATGATGGCTTTGTCATAAACCTGAGATACGCTTCGTTGGTTTTTGTATATTACCTTACTCAACGTTATAAATGTGTTACTATTACCTAGTAACCTTCTCTCTTATAATTATCTAGTAGTATTGAATATCTGACTCGTGTCTACGCGaaataatttacttctaacTCACCGTGAATTCAAGGTAGTGTTTTTTGTCTTCTTGTTATTTTTACAGCAACAGGTGGCTAAGATGCCTTGTTTCTTCCAAAAGTATAGTATGAGATCCAGTAACACTATACACAGAATTACCACTACCACAGCAATACCTATTATGACCCCGGCAGGGAGAATACTTTCCGATTCTTCTGTAGTGTTGACtgtggaaaaaaaaaacaggtaacAGTTATGCTTGATTGCAATATTCGGAATTGTTATTTAATCGTCTCCTTGCAAGGTCTCCGAGTAATGTCGGAATTGAGGGAGACGACTTTATAGGACTGCTGACATGGTTTGGTTTGGTTgactttttattacttcttaTAAACTCAGGGTAAGAAGACCGGTGACTACGAGCATGACTAACTGCTCAGTTATCCCTAAGGCTGACTGTAAGCATTACCTTCAAAAAGGATTAACACATCAGgacatttgttttgaaataaaactacgttGAGTGATCATTAAGATTGAGGTGTTAGTTGTCCGAGAAGTGAATCTTACAGTAATTACCCACGTTTTAAAacgatacaaaatttaaataatcttataaGTAGATAATACTTTATCCATGCGGACTTTTGCGACACGCCTACCTATCGCtccaaagtatttatttgtctatAAATTGATATTGTGAACACTAACCAGGAGTAACAAATGAGATACTGGCAACAGTTGAATTTCCAATGGCGTTATGTGCCACCAGCTCTACTGAATATGTGGTGTTGCATTCCAAGTCACGGAGTTCCAAATGAGTGGTTTTCTCAACGTTTTCTTCTACGCATATCCTCTCATACGTTATATTGTGTACCTGGAATGGAAGGTTATATAATGGACTATGTTTTATGATAAACTAATCGTTAAAGTTTAACCCCAACTCATATAGGACATtggttttatactttattaattttagaatattgtaCTTCGATATAAGAGGGGAGAAGGCTCTCtagctatttatattttattaaaaaaggaagTGTAACTTTGTGACTAGAGACGTATATTCTCCTTTAGCTCTAAGCTGTCGTATGTTTCAGTTCTGCTTTCAATCATTTCTATTTCAGAAtggtattttagtaatatttctaAAGCCAAGAGATTTGATTCGAATAAGGAACAGTAAAAGCAACAGGActtgtaaaaatgtaaattgcCTTCTAGCAACTTAAAACCCGGCGCGAATTATAAGCTATGCAGTCTacatttgaaaatcgaataGCATTTGCAATACAACTTCAATTATTTCAggaactaatttatatttatttgcttatCAATACTGAATAAAAATCTTTACTATAGCATCACTGAAAACTAAATGTACGTGCAAAAGCCTCAGCCCACATACAGGTGGGTTGGTGTTGTACAACCAAAATTTCTTATTTCTTCTTCAATCTCTGGAAGTCTAATCTAGAGTAGACTTCTTTATACTATGATAAATGGTATCTAGGATATCACCCAGCAGTCACCCCTACACCGGCCCTAGCTGGTTATATGAATGGCACAATATACGCTATACCTATCAGCCTTTCCTCACCTAAGAATCATCACACTTTATcataaatgaaaagtattacCGTGCAATATCGTAAGGTGTACATGTCGATTGGCTCGCCATTGTCTTCTGGTATTTTCCATTTGATCACCTGATCACAGGCCGAAGATGTCTCCACGAAATCCAAATCCCAAACTGGAGGTTCTGGCGCGGATCTGGAAAAAAAAGGCCAATTTTTGACACAACTATAGACAAAGAAAGGATGAtactataaatgtaaaatgtctCAATAATCTAGTTGATATTGAATGAATCGTGAAACAcctggattttattatttttggaagCATCTTAAATGTTAAGTATGTGTTTTATAAACCTGATATAAGACTGGTTctattttgtaacataatagactcatatatgttttgtttcaacCAAATCCGTAAAGTTTAAAGTTTACCCTAATTTGttggtagaatatttttaaccgtTCTGGCAGCGTCCTTCGTACACAAGATATAAACCTGCTATAGAGACCCaaatatgtcgcgttccgggatcatcctACATATATCCGGTTTCGAACAAGCCGAAATAATTGCTCGTCGATTGGCGTAGGATAATTATCTCTAATAAATCGATGCTCCATCTGGGCTCCATTAGACCTGCCTTCACTTCACTGGCGTGCCCctatgtacataaataatatataaaatagctaCTCACTTCTTAAGAGTAATAAACTCCAATGTTTCACCCCACGGACCAGTCCCAACAGCATTTTGAGCGGCAAACTTAATTTGGTATTTTGTATTAGGCTTTAATTTCTCCAATTTGAAAGGTCTTTCTAGGCCCCATGTTCTGTTATTATGGATGTTCGTGATGTTATAGTTTTCTGCTTTATCGTACTCAGCCGTGAATCCAACTATATCTGGACCTGTCAGTCCTTTAGGTTCCTCTATGGAGAATAGCACTGATGTTGCTGTTAAATCAATAATGCTTGCCTGAAAATAGTACTAGTGTTAACAATGTATCGTGTTATCGTCAATATTGAAGGTACATATAGACTCAATAATCTGATCCGTCTTAAAGCAAACcaataccaatatattatacGTACGTTTGTAATTTCTGGTGGTACAAATCCTTGTTTCAATGTAACAGTTTTTGTTACAGCGCCAATCTCATTTTTAGCTTCGCATTCGTATATACCATAGGAgaaatttttatcaataattataggCAAGTAATGATCTTTCGCACTCGATAACATTTCAAgcaaattcttatttatttctacttGCTCCTCTGTTCGTATATCGTTACCGTGATATctaaaaaaagttatacaaataaatatggcGAGATATCTATTGAGTAAAAGTTTTTAGTTCATTTGACTATATTGTTTATAGTTGtagacatatttttgttattgttaacaaCATAACTGTTGGAAAATATGATTATAAGCGTAGCGACTACACAACATTTGATAAAGCATCCGAGGGAAGTCCTTGCGTGACTACTTAGCGCGTGTTATCTTGTTCACGAACACTGTCCGTCTAATGGAACTCGCCAATAAAATCCTTAAGAGACATAAAGTCAAGTAAGTTGCGAGAAAACGTAAGCAATCTACTGtagttataaacataaattgagTTAAAATTTCCTTCATGTtagtaaaagtttttaaatatagactCCTTTAAAATGTCCCGCATCTTATAGAACGAGgtaattacatttttctttacCTCCATACGATCTCAGCAGGTGGATTACTTTTATGTGCACAACTTAAATTTACAGTCTTGCCCGTCCACCCCCATTCAAATTTGACCAGTTTGTTGAAATATGGCTTGTGTAACACTTCTAAATACATTTCTTTTACATCGGAACCCACTGTAAAGGATTTAAAAGTCATGATTATGCAAAATTTTGTGAATATCgaaaaatcattatgaaaacACTAAGGTgtataaactaaaaaacataCTTTCATTTGTAGCCTCGCATACTATAGATCCTTGGTACGTATGCTCAACCTGCCAGTCTGGTGGTATTATAACAACGTATTCTCTAAAAAGaaacatgttaataaatatagat
The nucleotide sequence above comes from Manduca sexta isolate Smith_Timp_Sample1 chromosome 11, JHU_Msex_v1.0, whole genome shotgun sequence. Encoded proteins:
- the LOC115452816 gene encoding fasciclin-2 isoform X2 — encoded protein: MSGTYKCITKFEGQQYAQNFDIEAYEPLIFHNALKTQYLLEGSDSRIDCIARGDSEPIINWEKGVDKPIEIKSGEKYQLTPQGLIVKNVTVKDGGTYKCAASVIQTGEQADRFINVQVLTVPVIKNINAMPEATVGEGESLTLECIVEPMPEPEYIWRKIENNNENSSQTLNETTNIIVFNNVSINDSGIYECIVQNKAGNATRKIEVTVLQMPKIIDFKNRTEVEGTNITIICNATGYPEPNITISAIKRDDYEDGEYVVIIPPDWQVEHTYQGSIVCEATNEMGSDVKEMYLEVLHKPYFNKLVKFEWGWTGKTVNLSCAHKSNPPAEIVWRYHGNDIRTEEQVEINKNLLEMLSSAKDHYLPIIIDKNFSYGIYECEAKNEIGAVTKTVTLKQGFVPPEITNASIIDLTATSVLFSIEEPKGLTGPDIVGFTAEYDKAENYNITNIHNNRTWGLERPFKLEKLKPNTKYQIKFAAQNAVGTGPWGETLEFITLKKSAPEPPVWDLDFVETSSACDQVIKWKIPEDNGEPIDMYTLRYCTVHNITYERICVEENVEKTTHLELRDLECNTTYSVELVAHNAIGNSTVASISFVTPVNTTEESESILPAGVIIGIAVVVVILCIVLLDLILYFWKKQGILATCCCKNNKKTKNTTLNSRDKKGLLRDNCESTDDSLKRPNKGHKEYEYNKTTGIITGKHSAV
- the LOC115452816 gene encoding fasciclin-2 isoform X1 codes for the protein MATLILSVVCVLFIRGCSACFNYDDNKSMSIATGNTYYQECICNETGYGIQNLEWRDKDDNVISAGPGTDSNIYLEYQGDRVNLHIENISKTMSGTYKCITKFEGQQYAQNFDIEAYEPLIFHNALKTQYLLEGSDSRIDCIARGDSEPIINWEKGVDKPIEIKSGEKYQLTPQGLIVKNVTVKDGGTYKCAASVIQTGEQADRFINVQVLTVPVIKNINAMPEATVGEGESLTLECIVEPMPEPEYIWRKIENNNENSSQTLNETTNIIVFNNVSINDSGIYECIVQNKAGNATRKIEVTVLQMPKIIDFKNRTEVEGTNITIICNATGYPEPNITISAIKRDDYEDGEYVVIIPPDWQVEHTYQGSIVCEATNEMGSDVKEMYLEVLHKPYFNKLVKFEWGWTGKTVNLSCAHKSNPPAEIVWRYHGNDIRTEEQVEINKNLLEMLSSAKDHYLPIIIDKNFSYGIYECEAKNEIGAVTKTVTLKQGFVPPEITNASIIDLTATSVLFSIEEPKGLTGPDIVGFTAEYDKAENYNITNIHNNRTWGLERPFKLEKLKPNTKYQIKFAAQNAVGTGPWGETLEFITLKKSAPEPPVWDLDFVETSSACDQVIKWKIPEDNGEPIDMYTLRYCTVHNITYERICVEENVEKTTHLELRDLECNTTYSVELVAHNAIGNSTVASISFVTPVNTTEESESILPAGVIIGIAVVVVILCIVLLDLILYFWKKQGILATCCCKNNKKTKNTTLNSRDKKGLLRDNCESTDDSLKRPNKGHKEYEYNKTTGIITGKHSAV